The DNA region aaaaagttagttttggtataagttaggttttttagaaaaagtgagttttggtataagttaggttttttcgaaaaagttagtttttttataagttaggttttttcgaaaaagttagttttggtatgagttaggttttttcgaaaaagttagttttggtataagttaggttttttcgaaaaagttagtattggtataagtcaggttttttagaaaaagttagttttggtataagttaggttttttagaaaaagttagttttggtataagttaggttttttagaaaaagttagttttggtataagttaggtttttatgaaaaagttaggttttttcgaaaaagttagttttggtaaaagttaggtttttaagaaaaagttagttttggtataagttaggtttttatgaaaaagttaggttttttcgaaaaagttagttttggtaaaagttaggtttttaagaaaaagttagttttggtataagttaggtttttatgaaaaagttaggtttttttagaaaaagttagttttggtataagttaggttttttagaaaaagttagttttggtataagtttggtttttcagaaaaagttagttttggtataagttaggttttttcgaaaaagttagttttggtaaaagttaggtttttaagaaaaagttagttttggtataagttaggtttttatgaaaaagttaggttttttcgaaaaagttagttttggtaaaagttaggtttttaagaaaaagttagttttggtataagttaggtttttatgaaaaagttaggttttttagaaaaagttagttttggtataagttaggtttttatgaaaaagttaggttttttcgaaaaagttagttttggtaaaagttaggttttttcgaaaaagtaaggttttttcgaaaaagttagttttggtataagttaggttttttagaaaaagttaggtttttaagaaaaagttaattttggtataagttaggtttttgagaaaaagttaggttttttagaataagttagttttggtaaaagttaggttttttcgaaaaagttagttttggtataagttaggttttttcgaaaaagttagttttggtataagttaggttttttagaaaaagtgagttttggtataagttaggttttttcgaaaaagttagtttttttataagttaggttttttcgaaaaagttagttttggtatgagttaggttttttcgaaaaagttagttttggtataagttaggttttttcgaaaaagttagtattggtataagtcaggttttttagaaaaagttagttttggtataagttaggttttttagaaaaagttagttttggtataagttaggttttttagaaaaagttagttttggtataagttaggtttttatgaaaaagttaggttttttcgaaaaagttagttttggtaaaagttaggtttttaagaaaaagttagttttggtataagttaggtttttatgaaaaagttaggttttttcgaaaaagttagttttggtaaaagttaggtttttaagaaaaagttagttttggtataagttaggtttttatgaaaaagttaggttttttcgaaaaagttagttttggtaaaagttaggtttttaagaaaaagttagttttggtataagttaggtttttatgaaaaagttaggttttttcgaaaaagttagttttggtaaaagttaggtttttaagaaaaagttagttttggtataagttaggtttttatgaaaaagttaggtttttttagaaaaagttagttttggtataagttaggttttttagaaaaagttagttttggtataagtttggtttttcagaaaaagttagttttggtataagttaggtttttatgaaaaagttaggttttttagaaaaagttagttttggtataagttaggttttttagaaaaagttagttttggtataagttaggttttttagaaaaagttagttttggtataagttaggtttttatgaaaaagttaggtttttttagaaaaagttagttttggtataagttaggttttttagaaaaagttagttttggtataagttaggtttttatgaaaaagttaggtttttttagaaaaagttagttttggtataagttaggttttttagaaaaagttagttttggtaaaagttaggtttttaagaaaaagttagttttggtataagttaggtttttatgaaaaagttaggtttttttagaaaaagttagttttggtataagttaggttttttagaaaaagttagttttggtataagtttggtttttcagaaaaagttagttttggtataagttaggtttttatgaaaaagttaggttttttagaaaaagttagttttggtataagttaggttttttagaaaaagttagttttggtataagttaggttttttcgaaaaagttagttttggtataagttaggttttttcgaaaaagttagttttggtaaaagttaggtttttaagaaaaatttagttttggtataagttaggtttttatgaaaaagttaggtttttttagaaaaagttagttttggtataagttaggttttttagaaaaagttagttttggtaaaagttaggtttttaagaaaaagttagttttggtataagttaggtttttatgaaaaagttaggtttttttagaaaaagttagttttggtataagttaggttttttagaaaaagttagttttggtataagtttggtttttcagaaaaagttagttttggtataagttaggtttttatgaaaaagttaggttttttagaaaaagttagttttggtataagttaggttttttagaaaaagttagttttggtataagttaggttttttagaaaaagttagttttggtataagttaggtttttatgaaaaagttaggttttttcgaaaaagttagttttggtaaaagttaggtttttaagaaaaagttagttttggtataagttaggtttttatgaaaaagttaggttttttcgaaaaagttagttttggtaaaagttaggtttttaagaaaaagttagttttggtataagttaggtttttatgaaaaagttaggttttttcgaaaaagttagttttggtaaaagttaggtttttaagaaaaagttagttttggtataagttaggtttttatgaaaaagttaggtttttttagaaaaagttagttttggtataagttaggttttttagaaaaagttagttttggtataagttaggttttttagaaaaagttagttttggtataagttaggtttttatgaaaaagttaggttttttagaaaaagttagttttggtataagttaggttttttagaaaaagttagttttggtataagttaggttttttagaaaaagttagttttggtataagttaggtttttatgaaaaagttaggttttttagaaaaaagttagttttggtataagttaggttttttagaaaaagttagttttggtataagttaggttttttagaaaaagttagttttggtataagttaggtttttatgaaaaagttaggttttttcgaaaaagttagttttggtaaaagttaggtttttaagaaaaagttagttttggtataagttaggtttttatgaaaaagttaggttttttcgaaaaagttagttttggtaaaagttaggtttttaagaaaaagttagttttggtataagttaggtttttatgaaaaagttaggttttttcgaaaaagttagttttggtataagttaagtttttaagaaaaagttagttttggtataagttaggttttttcgaaaaagttagttttggtaaaagttaggttttttcgaaaaagtaaggttttttagaaaaagttagttttggtataagttaggttttttagaaaaagttagttttggtataagttaggttttttagaaaaagttagttttggtataagttagtgtGAGAAAAACTCTCGAAACTGGAAAATATCGCGGTAAAGAAATGTATAGAAGAGAAACCCGTGCAGTCTtggcgccgttctgtttgcaacTGTATATTCATTTACCCGAGTTCATTTTACAtgcaaagttcattatagttCATCCTAATTGTCCCTTAATGTCAATCCTTATAGCGTCAagtagtgtgtgtttataattcGTGGTTAAGTTCCTTCGTCGTAGTTCAGAGATAATTcatgtaacatttaaaaattatagctaacagtaaatttcacagttaggtttttatgaaaaagttaggttttttcgaaaaagttagttttggtaaaagttaggtttttaagaaaaagttagttttggtataagttaggtttttatgaaaaagttaggttttttcgaaaaagttagttttggtaaaagttaggtttttaagaaaaagttagttttggtataagttaggtttttatgaaaaagttaggttttttcgaaaaagttagttttggtataagttaagtttttaagaaaaagttagttttggtataagttaggttttttcgaaaaagttagttttggtaaaagttaggttttttcgaaaaagtaaggttttttagaaaaagttagttttggtataagttaggttttttagaaaaagttagttttggtataagttaggttttttagaaaaagttagttttggtataagttagtgtGAGAAAAACTCTCGAAACTGGAAAATATCGCGGTAAAGAAATGTATAGAAGAGAAACCCGTGCAGTCTtggcgccgttctgtttgcaactgtttattcatttgtccgagttcattttacatgcaaagttcattatagttCATCCTAATTGTCCCTTAATGTCAATCCTTATAGCGTCAagtagtgtgtgtttataattcGTGGTTAAGTTCCTTCGTCGTAGTTCAGAGATAATTcatgtaacatttaaaaattatagctaacagtaaatttcacattcccggccaccaaagaaggaacttctttaaaaattcatgCAATGTTCTGATCTACTAATCTACTTTTCGCTTTAGAAATTCATGTAACTGCTTATCTCCTAACATTCCGTATGAGTGtaactgtgtgtatgttggtgttttgttttttcgtgtaCTGACAACCATGAGTGTCAACAATGTAgcgtggtttgttgttgtaaactaTTCAGGTGTAATATCGACTAGCTCCCTGAATTGATGCTAAGCGGATTTAGTATGATTGTTGAATGATTTAATATGCCAACGATTTGGTTTCCTGACGCTGATTGACGCAATCAAAACTCCTATCAACCTGCGGTACACTAGCATGATCGACCCTACCAAGAAACTCACTCGAAAGCATGATCAAGCTTGATTCAGTCACTTGCATTACGAAGCCGGCCACCAACGCGCAGCTTTCCCGATTGCTCAATGGTTGGTGATGGGCACTTCAGCTTCGAGTTGCGCGGAACATCTCTCCTGTTCTCGATATCGTGCAGCTCATCCGAAAATGACGGTTGCTGGGGCAGACGACACAACCGACGTTCTGCTTCTCGCTTGCTGCTTGACCAATGTGGCTTGTGCCACCAACGATGGCAATTTAGAGTTTTGTCTGGGAGTAGTCCTCGTGTCACGTCGTCTGTTGGATcggttatttttttcatgtgaTCCCACCGCTTGTACTCGACCATGAATTTGACGTACTCTTCCTTCATTTTAGGGTTATCGTTTAGACGACGTTTCATGGAACGACGTCCACAATCTGCTGTGGTTTGTGAACCCCCTAAAACGACATCTGGATTGGTGGTAAAGGGTAAACGATCGACATACCTTCCCGATGAGTAGCGAACGGTGTGTCTTTCGCATGCATCCTCTTCCACCGATAGCGCAGAATCCTCTGGTAGCGTTTGGTTCTGCGAAGGCCGATGCATGACGTCTTCTAATGGGATGTCCTTTGCTGCGAGATGACACAGTCGCGGACCAGGCGATGAATGATGAATGTTTCCGGTGACCACCCAACCGAAATGGGTTTCCACCAGCCACGGTCTTCCCATACCGAGAGAGCGTTTGCGACCGGTGTGAAGTTCCCAGAAAGTATCGCCTCCGATGATGATGTCGACTTGTCCCGGAACGTTGAAGGCGCGATCAGCTAATGCCACATCTGGCATTTTCCACGATGAGATGTCCGAAAATGAAGTAGGGATGGCAGCTGATGGCTTGTCCAAAATCAAGAAAGCCATTTCCGTAGCGAAGGGTTGATTCTTGGACCGAACTGTAGCGACGATCGAACCCCTTACTTGATGTAACGCATTTCCTATGCCCGAAACAGCAATATTGACCTTGTTGCGGTTGGTCAATAGTTTTCGAGCGCATTCCTCAGTAATGAAATTTGACATGGACCCCGAATCCAGTAGAGCCCTTGCCTCAAGCGCATTACCGCAACCATCCTGGATTACAATCTGTGCCGTTTCCAGGAACACCTTACCGTCATCCGAACATGATGTCATGCTTACCACTGTACCCGGAGTGTGATGCAGAAGTGTATTGTGGCGTTGATGGCAAGTTCGACACGAATAGTCAGACTTGCACGATTTGACTTGATGAGTGCCACTGAAACAGTTCCAACACAAGTGTTTCATTGTAACGACATCTCGTCGCTGCTGAACATCCTTAGCGATGAATACCGGACAGTTGCGTAGAAGATGACCGTCGGTGCATGCTAAGGGACACTTCAATCGCTGAGAATGAGCCGGGGTTGAGGAATGGGCCGTGTTTGATGCAGCTGTGTCTGCAATGAACCCTTTTTGTACTGCCTGATGATGAGTGCCGGCCACCTTTCTTCCACTAACAATTTGCTCACACGCAAAATCGTTCGCCGATTTTAGGATCTGGATCCGATCCTGCACAAATGCGATCACATCCTTGTACTTATCCTTAGGAAAATGCACGGAATGTTTTTCCCAAGCCAACAATGTATCACGATCAAGCTTCATCAACAGCATGTTCGAAAGTGGCGTGTCCCATGCATCCACCGGTTCTTTCAGCTTCACCAATCCGTTGACAAAGCGAGTGAATTCGTCCACTAGATGCGTAAGCTTGTCGACGCACACCAATTGCACACCCGGAAGATGGTGCAATTTACGATAATATTCACGGATTAACAACCGTGAATTATCGTACCGCTTCAGAAGTGCCGCCCACGTAACTGGATAGTTGTCGGATGTTAAAGGGGTGTGCTCAAAGGGTAAAGCTGCTTCTCCCTTTAGCGATGAAAGCAGGTACTGGAGCTTAGCGATGGCGGGAAGTTCTGCAGACGCGTCGATCATGGCTATGAACCGATCTCGGAACGAAAGCCATCTTGTATGGTCTCCATCGAACGTCGGAAGCTCGATCTTTGGCAGACGTAGATTGGAAGCGTTTGGCCGAAAAAAGGCAAGCGTCGAGGAAGCCAAACCCGTCGTGTCGTGTAGCGTACCCTCTTCCTTCGGTTGGTTTTCCCGTAGGAATGATTTAAGCTTCCGATGACGGTCCTCAAAATCACTCCTCTCATGGATGTATGCCTCGATGCTGGCGTCGTTTTCATCCAGCTCTTCGAGTTTCTCAATCGAGTTGAAAAACCCCGACTTGTGCCTGTCCAAATCCTCCAACGCTTCTGGAATCTGGCTAGCATATTCGGGCACAAACTCCGCTTGAAAACGTTCTAGCGTCTTGAGGCCTTCCACTGCGATCCTCTTTTTGAGTTGCGAAgccttgatttttttctccatggTATTACTTTACACTTTACACgaaacacgaacgaaacgaacaaacgaaagcGATGGCGCGAAATTTGAACGATGGCGCGTGAAAGACCGTTGCCCTTGATAGCGGGGCGAAAGCGATGGCGCGAAGCGTCACTTAAAAACTGCACTTTTCCGAAAGAACCGAAATTCACCCTTGATAGCAGGATGATGACCGAAAATACACTTTCTTTACTactatccggttcgaaggaccaaaaatgtgagaaaaactcTCGAAACTGGAAAATATCGCGGTAAAGAAATGTATAGAAGAGAAACCCGTGCAGTCTtggcgccgttctgtttgcaactgtttattcatttgtccgagttcattttacatgcaaagttcattatagttCATCCTAATTGTCCCTTAATGTCAATCCTTATAGCGTCAagtagtgtgtgtttataattcGTGGTTAAGTTCCTTCGTCGTAGTTCAGAGATAATTcatgtaacatttaaaaattatagctaacagtaaatttcacagttaggtttttatgaaaaagttaggttttttcgaaaaagttagttttggtaaaagttaggtttttaagaaaaagttagttttggtataagttaggtttttatgaaaaagttaggttttttcgaaaaagttagttttggtaaaagttaggtttttaagaaaaagttagttttggtataagttaggtttttatgaaaaagttaggttttttagaaaaagttagttttggtataagttaggttttttagaaaaagttagttttggtataagttaggttttttagaaaaagttagttttggtaaaagttaggtttttatgaaaaagttaggttttttcgaaaaagttagttttggtaaaagttaggtttttaagaaaaagttagttttggtataagttaggtttttatgaaaaagttaggttttttcgaaaaagttagttttggtaaaagttaggtttttaagaaaaagttagtgtgaGAAAAACTCTCGAAACTGGAAAATATCGCGGTAAAGAAATGTATAGAAAAGAAACCCGTGCAGTTTtggcgccgttctgtttgcaactgtttattcatttgtccgagttcattttacatgcaaagttcattatagttCATCCTAATTGTCCCTTAATGTCAATCCTTATAGCGTCAagtagtgtgtgtttataattcGTGGTTAAGTTCCTTCGTCGTAGTTCAGAGATAATTcatgtaacatttaaaaattatagctaacagtaaatttcacattcccggccaccaaagaaggaacttctttaaaaattcatgCAATGTTCTGATCTACTAATCTACTTTTCGCTTTAGAATTTCATGTAACTGCTTATCTCCTAACATTCCGTATGAGTGTAGATGTGTAGATGTgtatgttggtgttttgtaCTGACAACCATGAGTGTCAACAATGTAGCGTGGTTTGTGTTGAAAACTATTCAGGTGTAATATCGACTAGCTCCTCTGAATTGCTACTAAGCGGATTTGGTAGGATTGCTACCCGATTTACTGCGCgtacaatttgttttcctgaCGCTGTGCGGAGCGTTATTACCCGAACTACTCCATCCTTTCCGGGATGCAAACTTGATATCCTTCCCGTTGGTCATAAGGTAGGTGGTATGTTATCTTCCCTTATGATAACCAGTTGTCCTATTTCTAGCGGTACCGGATGAGACATAAAACGTTTCGCGCGGGCCTGTAGCTGTTGTAGGTATTCCGGATACCAACGCGACCAAATGCTCTGCACATGATGTTGAATTTGATCGAATTCCTTCAACCTATTTCGCGCAACCAAACTTCTATCAACCTGCGGCAACGCTAGCATGTTTGACCCTATCAAAAAGTGCCCAGGAGTGAGCGCTTCCATATCCGTGGGCTCACTCGAAAGTGGGACCAAAGGTCGAGTATTTAGGCACTGTTCAACCTGTGCTAGCACCGTAATCATACCCTCCTGCGTGAGGCTTGTGCTTCCCAAAGTGCGTATGAGGTGTTGCTTCGCCGACCGGACTGCAGCTTCCCACAGCCCTCCGAAGTGTGGCGCCCGTGGTAGAATGAATTTCCACTTGATTTCCTCGTTGGCACACCAGTTGAACAGCTCACGACGATCACGATCGCTGCCTTTCAGCATTTCATGGATGCGACGAAGCTCATGTGCAGCACCCTTAAATGTTGTTGCATTGTCCGAATGCAGTTCCGCTATCCTCCCTCTGCGTGCCACGAAACGCCGTAAAGCTGCCAAGAAGGCAGCGGTAGTGAGATCACCCACAAGTTCGATGTGAACCGCTCTTGttgcaaaacatacaaagaTAGCGATGTATGCTTTCGTTGCACTTCTGTTTCGTACCGTAGACTTCAGAAATACCGGACCACAGTAATCGACGCCACTCACAGCAAACGGCCTTGTTGGTGAAACCCTTGAAGTAGGAAGATCAGCGACGGATTAACAGCCTTTGTTAAATTGCGCCCACCAATTATCCAAAACCGTTGACGAATTATGGATAACAATAATTCCGGACCGGCGTGTAAGTGTCTCTCGTGATATGACACCGCTAGCAGTACCGCCAATTGATGCTTAGATGAGAGCAATATAGGATGCTTCGATGATTCGCTCATTTGTGCATTGCGCAGCCGGCCACCAACACGCAGGATTCCCGACTGATCAATAAACGGCGACAGCCACTTCAACTTTGAGTTGCGCGGAACATCTCTCCTGTTCTCGATATCGTGCAGCTCATCCGAAAATGACGGTTGCTGGGGCAGACGACACAACCGACGTTCTGCTTCTCGCTTGCTGCTTGACCAATGTGGCTTGTGCCACCAACGATGGCAATTTAGAGTTTTGTCTGGGAGTAGTCCTCGTGTCACGTCGTCTGTTGGATcggttatttttttcatgtgaTCCCACCGCTTGTACTCGACCATGAATTTGACGTACTCTTCCTTCATTTTAGGGTTATCGTTTAGACGACGTTTCATGGAACGACGTCCACAATCTGCTGTGGTTTGTGAACCCCCTAAAACGACATCTGGATTGGTGGTAAAGGGTAAACGATCGACATACCTTCCCGATGAGTAGCGAACGGTGTGTCTTTCGCATGCATCCTCTTCCACCGATAGCGCAGAATCCTCTGGTAGCGTTTGGTTCTGCGAAGGCCGATGCATGACGTCTTCTAATGGGATGTCCTTTGCTGCGAGATGACACAGTCGCGGACCAGGCGATGAATGATGAATGTTTCCGGTGACCACCCAACCGAAATGGGTTTCCACCAGCCACGGTCTTCCCATACCGAGAGAGCGTTTGCGACCGGTGTGAAGTTCCCAGAAAGTATCGCCTCCGATGATGATGTCGACTTGTCCCGGAACGTTGAAGGCGCGATCAGCTAATGCCACATCTGGCATTTTCCACGATGAGATGTCCGAAAATGAAGTAGGGATGGCAGCTGATGGCTTGTCCAAAATCAAGAAAGCCATTTCCGTAGCGAAGGGTTGATTCTTGGACCGAACTGTAGCGACGATCGAACCCCTTACTTGATGTAAC from Anopheles funestus unplaced genomic scaffold, idAnoFuneDA-416_04 scaffold_39_ctg1, whole genome shotgun sequence includes:
- the LOC125774325 gene encoding uncharacterized protein LOC125774325, coding for MEKKIKASQLKKRIAVEGLKTLERFQAEFVPEYASQIPEALEDLDRHKSGFFNSIEKLEELDENDASIEAYIHERSDFEDRHRKLKSFLRENQPKEEGTLHDTTGLASSTLAFFRPNASNLRLPKIELPTFDGDHTRWLSFRDRFIAMIDASAELPAIAKLQYLLSSLKGEAALPFEHTPLTSDNYPVTWAALLKRYDNSRLLIREYYRKLHHLPGVQLVCVDKLTHLVDEFTRFVNGLVKLKEPVDAWDTPLSNMLLMKLDRDTLLAWEKHSVHFPKDKYKDVIAFVQDRIQILKSANDFACEQIVSGRKVAGTHHQAVQKGFIADTAASNTAHSSTPAHSQRLKCPLACTDGHLLRNCPVFIAKDVQQRRDVVTMKHLCWNCFSGTHQVKSCKSDYSCRTCHQRHNTLLHHTPGTVVSMTSCSDDGKVFLETAQIVIQDGCGNALEARALLDSGSMSNFITEECARKLLTNRNKVNIAVSGIGNALHQVRGSIVATVRSKNQPFATEMAFLILDKPSAAIPTSFSDISSWKMPDVALADRAFNVPGQVDIIIGGDTFWELHTGRKRSLGMGRPWLVETHFGWVVTGNIHHSSPGPRLCHLAAKDIPLEDVMHRPSQNQTLPEDSALSVEEDACERHTVRYSSGRYVDRLPFTTNPDVVLGGSQTTADCGRRSMKRRLNDNPKMKEEYVKFMVEYKRWDHMKKITDPTDDVTRGLLPDKTLNCHRWWHKPHWSSSKREAERRLCRLPQQPSFSDELHDIENRRDVPRNSKLKCPSPTIEQSGKLRVGGRLRNASD